Proteins co-encoded in one Halorussus lipolyticus genomic window:
- a CDS encoding Na+/H+ antiporter NhaC family protein produces MALESIDAGVWSLVPAILAITLAWTTRDALIGLFVGVASAGPVYGALRPGADAVGVPPDLVGTPAGNALGALFGLKVIPTLVATAPLFSSAWYVENVLLAIFAIGGMIGLMIRAGAIQGVLEALADWADSPADAEKAAYIAGIAVHIDDYFNCLVVGSMMRPLTDKYNVSRAKLAYYVDSAGSPAARLAFYSTWGAALIGFIGGGLTEAQKQGVLPEGMGGFVSGTGESASAVTAEIWPLFFNSLFFGFYSWVALVIAGLVAWQVFPNIFGMGREEERARNGGGVVGPDQDPMISEEMDEYEMADTATPDWRNFAIPVATMIAVGLGAMFWRGSPVVHVPGKPENLLFALGGYKLMVPPTGEWAFNIGGVRLGLAATAALVVAFVLYRLRGDIPSNDDATDALVRGFKGIFLAALILTLASSIQNSVTVLGISNFVTDWFQGVPAGIIPLLVFFATAGISFADGSSWSTYGIMFPIAIPVAFTTGANLPLVLGAVFSGGIFGDHSSPISDTTVLASSTSGSDHLVHVRTQIPYAAITATIAGLLFLILGFVLPQGFEVIPY; encoded by the coding sequence ATGGCTCTAGAAAGTATCGACGCTGGCGTCTGGTCGCTCGTCCCCGCAATCTTGGCGATTACCTTGGCGTGGACGACGCGAGACGCGCTCATCGGACTGTTCGTCGGAGTAGCGAGTGCCGGGCCGGTTTACGGCGCGCTGAGGCCGGGAGCGGACGCGGTTGGGGTGCCGCCGGACCTCGTGGGAACTCCGGCGGGCAACGCACTCGGGGCGCTGTTCGGTCTCAAAGTGATTCCGACGCTGGTGGCGACCGCGCCGCTGTTCAGTAGCGCGTGGTACGTCGAGAACGTCCTGTTGGCTATCTTCGCAATCGGCGGGATGATAGGACTCATGATTCGCGCCGGGGCGATTCAGGGCGTGCTCGAGGCGCTGGCCGATTGGGCCGATTCCCCGGCAGACGCCGAGAAGGCGGCCTACATCGCAGGAATCGCGGTCCACATCGACGACTATTTCAACTGTCTGGTGGTCGGGTCGATGATGCGCCCGCTGACGGACAAGTACAACGTCTCGCGGGCCAAGTTGGCCTACTACGTCGATTCGGCGGGGAGTCCCGCCGCCCGCCTCGCGTTCTACTCGACGTGGGGCGCGGCGCTCATCGGGTTCATCGGCGGCGGCCTCACCGAGGCCCAGAAGCAGGGCGTCCTGCCCGAGGGCATGGGCGGGTTCGTCAGCGGGACCGGCGAGAGCGCGAGCGCCGTCACCGCCGAAATCTGGCCGCTGTTCTTCAACAGCCTCTTTTTCGGGTTCTACTCGTGGGTCGCGCTGGTCATCGCGGGACTGGTCGCGTGGCAGGTCTTCCCCAACATCTTCGGGATGGGTCGAGAGGAGGAGCGCGCTCGGAACGGCGGCGGGGTCGTCGGCCCCGACCAAGACCCCATGATTTCCGAGGAGATGGACGAGTACGAGATGGCCGACACTGCAACGCCCGACTGGCGGAACTTCGCCATTCCGGTGGCGACGATGATTGCGGTCGGTCTCGGCGCGATGTTCTGGCGCGGGAGTCCCGTGGTCCACGTGCCCGGCAAGCCCGAGAACCTGCTGTTCGCACTCGGCGGATACAAACTGATGGTGCCGCCGACCGGCGAGTGGGCCTTCAACATCGGCGGGGTTCGGTTGGGACTGGCGGCCACCGCGGCGCTCGTGGTCGCGTTCGTCCTCTACCGCCTCCGGGGCGACATCCCGAGCAACGACGACGCCACCGACGCGCTGGTCCGCGGGTTCAAGGGCATCTTCCTCGCGGCGCTCATCCTGACGCTGGCCTCGTCGATTCAGAACAGCGTGACGGTACTCGGCATCTCGAACTTCGTCACCGACTGGTTCCAAGGCGTTCCCGCGGGCATCATCCCGCTCCTCGTGTTCTTCGCCACCGCCGGCATCAGTTTCGCCGACGGGAGTTCGTGGTCCACCTACGGCATCATGTTCCCCATCGCCATCCCGGTAGCGTTCACCACCGGCGCGAACCTGCCCCTCGTGCTGGGCGCGGTGTTCAGCGGCGGCATCTTCGGTGACCACTCGTCGCCGATTTCGGACACGACGGTGCTGGCGTCCTCGACCTCGGGGAGCGACCACCTCGTCCACGTCCGGACCCAGATTCCCTACGCGGCCATCACCGCGACCATCGCGGGACTGCTGTTCCTGATTCTCGGGTTCGTGCTTCCGCAGGGCTTCGAGGTCATCCCGTACTGA
- a CDS encoding helix-turn-helix transcriptional regulator: MGARQFALFAAALCLVAAVGTPIGGAVSERPIEGAVSASPMDSPTTPATARSQMQQVTPDTVVLDVQVYENGTATWEVVYRTRLDDPETTAAFRGYKADIENNSERYSQQFVGRMNSTIRSAEESTDREMSGTNYSVRAEIREFPQRYGLVVYSFKWRGFADVSGDRIRVGDSLSGLILNEKTRLLVKWPEGYEATTVEPEPETGYEKRDQAVVWNGPIEFASNEPRVVVSTPGTGWFDLPENLPWGLFALVAGGLGVLVALGGGGWWLYRSRDEETDDADAEPPEDLLSNEERVLRLLERRGGRVKQKAVVDELGWTEAKTSQVVGSLREQGKIESFRLGRENVLALAQEQRES; this comes from the coding sequence ATGGGGGCGCGACAGTTCGCGTTGTTCGCCGCGGCGCTCTGTCTCGTGGCCGCGGTCGGTACGCCTATTGGCGGAGCGGTCTCAGAGAGACCGATTGAGGGAGCGGTCTCAGCGAGTCCGATGGACTCGCCGACGACGCCAGCGACCGCCCGGTCCCAGATGCAACAGGTCACGCCCGACACGGTGGTCCTCGACGTACAGGTGTACGAAAACGGGACCGCCACGTGGGAAGTGGTCTACCGGACGCGACTCGACGACCCCGAGACGACCGCGGCCTTCCGAGGCTACAAGGCCGACATCGAGAACAACTCCGAACGCTACAGCCAGCAGTTCGTCGGCCGGATGAACAGTACCATCCGGAGCGCCGAGGAGTCCACGGACCGTGAGATGTCCGGTACCAACTACTCGGTCCGGGCCGAGATTCGGGAGTTCCCCCAGCGATACGGGCTGGTGGTCTACTCGTTCAAGTGGCGCGGGTTCGCCGACGTGTCGGGCGACCGAATCCGGGTCGGCGACTCGCTGTCGGGGCTGATTCTCAACGAGAAGACCCGCCTGCTGGTGAAGTGGCCCGAAGGCTACGAGGCCACCACCGTCGAACCCGAACCCGAAACGGGCTACGAGAAGCGCGACCAAGCGGTGGTCTGGAACGGTCCCATCGAGTTCGCCAGCAACGAACCGCGAGTCGTCGTCTCGACGCCCGGCACCGGGTGGTTCGACCTCCCCGAGAACCTACCGTGGGGACTGTTCGCGCTCGTCGCGGGTGGTCTCGGGGTCCTCGTCGCGCTCGGGGGCGGCGGGTGGTGGCTCTACCGGTCGCGCGACGAGGAGACCGACGACGCCGACGCCGAACCGCCCGAGGACCTCCTGAGCAACGAGGAGCGCGTTTTGCGACTCCTCGAACGTCGGGGCGGTCGAGTCAAGCAGAAAGCGGTGGTGGACGAACTCGGGTGGACCGAGGCCAAGACGAGCCAAGTCGTCGGGAGCCTGCGCGAGCAGGGCAAAATAGAGAGTTTTCGGTTGGGTAGGGAGAACGTACTCGCGCTGGCCCAAGAACAACGGGAATCCTAA
- a CDS encoding HalOD1 output domain-containing protein: MSKTETHTVDAVEYESETPLRVQADWEGTETLDSAVTCAISRATGVSVTELAPLYEYMDPDALHEFVASMRDRETETSITFQYEGHDVTVREDGEILVWPAR; this comes from the coding sequence ATGTCGAAGACGGAAACGCACACGGTTGACGCGGTGGAGTACGAGAGCGAGACACCCCTGCGCGTGCAGGCCGACTGGGAGGGCACCGAGACGCTCGACTCGGCGGTCACGTGCGCCATCTCTCGGGCGACCGGGGTCTCGGTGACTGAACTCGCGCCCCTCTACGAGTACATGGACCCTGACGCGCTCCACGAGTTCGTCGCGTCGATGCGCGACCGCGAGACGGAGACGTCCATTACGTTCCAGTACGAGGGCCACGACGTGACGGTCCGCGAGGACGGCGAAATCCTCGTCTGGCCCGCCCGGTAG
- a CDS encoding amino acid ABC transporter ATP-binding protein yields MVEFDGVDKFFGTAHVLKDIDLAVEAQEVVVIVGPSGSGKSTLLRCVNRLEEIQDGEVRIGGEAITAPGVDVNRLRQKVGMVFQHFNLFPHKTALENVTLAPVRVRGLSKAEARQKGEDLLSEVGLGDQMNSYPAELSGGQKQRVAIARALAMDPEVMLFDEVTSALDPELVGEVLGVMRGLAEEGMTMLVVTHEMGFAREVGDRVVLMSEGRIVESGPPEEFFDHPSTDRAKQFLQRVL; encoded by the coding sequence ATGGTGGAGTTCGACGGCGTGGATAAGTTCTTCGGGACCGCCCACGTCCTCAAGGACATCGACCTCGCGGTCGAGGCCCAAGAGGTCGTCGTCATCGTCGGGCCGAGCGGAAGCGGGAAATCCACGCTCCTGCGGTGCGTGAACCGACTGGAGGAGATTCAGGACGGCGAGGTCCGAATCGGCGGCGAGGCCATCACCGCGCCCGGCGTGGACGTGAATCGCCTGCGCCAGAAGGTCGGGATGGTGTTCCAGCACTTCAACCTCTTTCCGCACAAGACGGCGCTGGAGAACGTCACGCTCGCGCCGGTCCGGGTCCGGGGCCTCTCGAAGGCCGAGGCCCGCCAGAAGGGCGAGGACCTGCTTTCGGAGGTCGGTCTCGGCGACCAGATGAACTCCTACCCCGCGGAACTCTCGGGCGGGCAGAAACAGCGCGTCGCCATCGCTCGGGCGCTGGCGATGGACCCCGAGGTGATGCTGTTCGACGAGGTGACCAGCGCCCTCGACCCCGAGTTAGTCGGCGAGGTGCTTGGCGTCATGCGCGGACTGGCCGAGGAGGGCATGACGATGCTGGTCGTGACCCACGAGATGGGATTCGCCCGCGAGGTTGGCGACCGGGTGGTGCTGATGTCGGAGGGTCGCATCGTGGAGTCCGGCCCGCCAGAGGAGTTCTTCGACCACCCGAGTACTGACCGGGCCAAGCAGTTCCTCCAGCGCGTGCTGTAG
- a CDS encoding COX15/CtaA family protein, with translation MVRFRHLAAVTTGLTFTLILLGVYTAAMGAGLSCSAQWPLCDGGVLPQTWPSFVEWFHRLVAMITGFFILGTAVGAWKYTGQKRIRGAATLALAVTPIQVVLGGATVFVYTPLVQVAHHTAALIIFGALLATTLWSYEASGAPDSQTADATAGYPSDD, from the coding sequence ATGGTGCGGTTCCGACATCTCGCGGCGGTCACCACCGGGCTAACGTTCACGCTCATCCTGCTGGGCGTCTACACCGCCGCGATGGGCGCAGGTCTGTCGTGTTCGGCCCAGTGGCCGCTCTGCGACGGCGGCGTCCTCCCGCAGACGTGGCCGAGTTTCGTGGAGTGGTTCCACCGACTCGTGGCGATGATTACCGGGTTCTTCATCCTCGGCACCGCCGTCGGGGCGTGGAAGTACACCGGGCAGAAGCGCATTCGGGGCGCGGCGACCCTCGCGCTGGCGGTCACGCCGATTCAGGTCGTCCTCGGCGGTGCGACCGTCTTCGTCTACACGCCGCTGGTGCAGGTGGCCCACCACACCGCGGCGCTGATAATCTTCGGCGCGCTGTTGGCGACGACGCTGTGGTCCTACGAGGCCTCGGGCGCACCCGACTCGCAGACCGCCGACGCGACCGCCGGCTATCCGAGCGACGATTAA
- a CDS encoding DUF7385 family protein yields the protein MPERFDVHDHRHALKLHKDTGKVELWENKKELSCPACDDVFSDLLISEKRHNSFNPPGGRFCVVRDDDRILVFTH from the coding sequence ATGCCCGAGCGATTCGACGTCCACGACCATCGCCACGCGCTGAAACTCCACAAGGATACGGGCAAGGTAGAGTTATGGGAGAACAAGAAAGAGTTGTCCTGCCCGGCGTGCGACGACGTCTTTTCGGACCTGCTGATTTCCGAGAAGCGCCACAACAGTTTCAACCCGCCGGGCGGTCGGTTCTGCGTGGTCCGCGACGACGACCGAATTCTGGTCTTCACCCACTGA
- a CDS encoding amino acid ABC transporter permease: MAETYSDEQAVEPTGDDSLLTDERVKWTGLAVALAFTAVILGFIALVLLEYVNYDLLVSVAPRFGVAFLRVVAVVVVSSVLAVTAGVFVGLGRVSRTSVTHAIATAYVQFFRGTPLLFQLFIIYLGIPSLWPPGQFPISEGYTVVPEIIVVDWTFLTAIVALTLNHAAYVGEAVKGGINAVPGGQMEAARSLGMSYVDSMREVVLPQAWRNSLAAIGNDQVILVKDTSLLTVIAFPEIITVFREVNSNQFDAWTPIVLVAITYLAITLPLMRLVQYLEERAEWGSGPGGDEDDEESGEGDEPGGLLDRGETA; encoded by the coding sequence ATGGCGGAGACGTACAGCGACGAGCAGGCCGTCGAACCGACCGGCGACGATAGCCTCCTGACCGACGAGCGCGTCAAGTGGACCGGTCTCGCGGTGGCGCTGGCGTTCACCGCGGTCATCCTCGGGTTCATCGCGCTGGTCCTGCTGGAGTACGTGAACTACGACCTGCTGGTCTCGGTCGCGCCCCGGTTCGGCGTGGCGTTCCTCCGGGTGGTGGCGGTCGTGGTCGTCTCCAGCGTCCTCGCGGTCACCGCCGGGGTGTTCGTCGGTCTCGGGCGCGTCTCCCGGACCTCGGTCACACACGCCATCGCCACGGCCTACGTCCAGTTCTTCCGGGGGACGCCCCTGCTGTTCCAGTTGTTCATCATCTATCTGGGCATCCCGTCGCTGTGGCCGCCGGGCCAGTTCCCGATTTCCGAAGGCTACACCGTCGTCCCCGAGATTATCGTCGTGGACTGGACCTTCCTCACGGCCATCGTCGCCCTGACGCTGAACCACGCGGCCTACGTCGGCGAGGCCGTCAAGGGCGGCATCAACGCGGTGCCCGGCGGCCAGATGGAGGCCGCCCGGTCGCTGGGCATGTCCTACGTCGATTCGATGCGGGAGGTCGTCCTGCCCCAAGCGTGGCGCAACTCGCTGGCGGCCATCGGCAACGACCAAGTGATTCTGGTCAAGGACACGTCGCTGTTGACCGTCATCGCGTTTCCCGAAATCATCACCGTCTTCCGAGAAGTCAACTCGAACCAGTTCGACGCGTGGACGCCGATTGTGCTGGTGGCCATCACGTATCTGGCCATCACGCTCCCGCTGATGCGTCTCGTCCAGTACCTCGAAGAACGGGCCGAGTGGGGGTCCGGGCCGGGCGGCGACGAGGACGACGAGGAGTCGGGCGAGGGCGACGAACCGGGCGGACTCCTCGACCGAGGTGAGACGGCGTGA
- a CDS encoding metal-dependent hydrolase family protein, which translates to MILRDVRILDGTGEEDDEASLRFDTEEGRIEAVGDAEPRDDEEIFDLGGKTVVPGLVDAHVHFSLSGQASVTEVVNMSEGELMLTEAKNARETLTAGITGVRAMGARDLDVVLAERIERGDVPGPRMVANCRSITITGGHGHHLGREVDGPTECRKAVREQVKQGAEFIKFMATGGVTTPGTDPDSPAFTQDEMDALVDEAHRRGVHVAAHAHGAEGARAAIRAGVDTIEHGTFLDSATIELLVAEDVVLVPTLSAPYRIVRNADHATDESVQKTQNVYERHIESFEAAVEAGVEIVGGTDAGTPFNYHGANATEVSFMTEYGMDPMDAIVAMTGRAADVIGLDDAGTLESGSFADLLVLDENPLEDTAALREPEAVLKGGELVAGTALDRLGDRRAESNSSPRTEDADPAVGE; encoded by the coding sequence ATGATTCTCCGGGATGTCAGGATTTTGGACGGAACCGGCGAGGAGGACGACGAGGCGTCGCTCCGGTTCGACACCGAGGAGGGCCGAATCGAAGCGGTCGGCGATGCCGAACCCAGAGACGACGAGGAGATATTCGACCTCGGTGGCAAGACGGTCGTGCCGGGGCTGGTGGACGCCCACGTCCACTTCTCGCTGTCGGGGCAAGCGAGCGTGACCGAGGTGGTGAACATGAGCGAGGGCGAACTGATGCTGACCGAGGCCAAGAACGCCCGCGAGACCCTCACAGCCGGGATTACCGGCGTCCGAGCGATGGGAGCGCGGGACCTCGACGTGGTGCTGGCCGAACGCATCGAACGCGGCGACGTGCCCGGTCCCCGGATGGTGGCGAACTGCCGGTCCATCACCATCACCGGCGGGCACGGCCATCACCTCGGCCGGGAGGTAGACGGCCCGACCGAGTGCCGGAAGGCGGTCCGCGAGCAGGTCAAGCAGGGCGCGGAGTTCATCAAGTTCATGGCGACCGGCGGGGTGACGACGCCCGGCACGGACCCCGACTCGCCCGCGTTCACCCAAGACGAGATGGACGCTCTCGTGGACGAGGCCCACCGCCGAGGAGTCCACGTCGCCGCCCACGCTCACGGCGCAGAGGGAGCGCGGGCCGCCATCCGAGCAGGCGTGGACACCATCGAACACGGTACCTTCCTCGATTCGGCGACCATCGAACTGCTGGTGGCCGAGGACGTGGTGCTGGTCCCGACCCTCTCGGCACCCTACCGCATCGTCCGCAACGCCGACCACGCCACCGACGAGAGCGTCCAGAAGACCCAGAACGTCTACGAGCGCCACATCGAGTCGTTCGAGGCCGCGGTCGAGGCGGGCGTCGAAATCGTCGGCGGCACCGACGCCGGCACGCCGTTCAACTACCACGGCGCGAACGCCACCGAAGTCTCGTTCATGACCGAGTACGGGATGGACCCGATGGACGCCATCGTCGCCATGACCGGCCGCGCGGCGGACGTTATCGGCTTGGACGACGCCGGAACGCTCGAATCCGGGTCGTTCGCCGACCTCCTCGTGCTGGACGAGAACCCCCTCGAAGACACCGCCGCGCTCCGCGAACCGGAGGCGGTTCTCAAGGGCGGCGAACTCGTCGCCGGAACGGCGCTGGACCGGTTGGGCGACCGCAGAGCGGAGTCGAACTCGTCTCCTCGGACCGAGGACGCCGACCCCGCCGTCGGCGAGTGA
- a CDS encoding replication factor C large subunit, with product MTDWTEKYRPSSLSEIRGNNKARDQLKEWAQTWENHRDAAILHGSPGVGKTSAAHALANDMGWPTIELNASDTRTADVVDKVAGEAAKSGTLTQTAQGEIGRRLVIMDEADNLHGNVDRGGTKAITEVVKESGQPMLLIANEFYDMSNTLRNNCETIEFRDVQARSIVPALRHICKQENIDYEKDALRAIADKNDGDLRSAVNDLQAIAETNERLTKEDVEVTGERDRTSGIFDFLDVLFKEADAQSAIQQSYDVDETPDDMLNWVEDNVPKDYEGEELATAYDFLSNADKWLGRVRASQDYSLWRYAGDNIAGGVAAARQGDKGDWTRYGPPSYWRKLGSSKANRNKRDYVARKIAEADGVSMSTARREMLPFLSAMTHHCKNRELTIAMTAKYELEAEHVSFVTGSGKTTNKVQNIVEEAEELREEEAVEHSGGAFEGSHGSRATGAEADSDSDSAAGSEAEGASEDDSEADASEDDTDDNQAGLTDFGSD from the coding sequence ATGACCGACTGGACCGAGAAATATCGGCCCTCCTCTCTCTCCGAGATTCGCGGGAACAACAAGGCCCGCGACCAGTTGAAGGAGTGGGCCCAGACGTGGGAGAACCACCGGGACGCCGCGATTTTGCACGGCAGTCCGGGCGTGGGCAAGACCTCCGCGGCCCACGCGCTGGCCAACGACATGGGGTGGCCGACTATCGAGTTGAACGCCAGCGACACTCGGACCGCGGACGTGGTGGACAAAGTTGCGGGCGAGGCCGCCAAGAGCGGGACGCTGACCCAGACCGCGCAGGGCGAAATCGGTCGCCGACTCGTCATCATGGACGAGGCCGACAACCTCCACGGCAACGTCGATAGAGGAGGAACCAAGGCCATCACCGAGGTCGTCAAGGAGTCGGGTCAACCGATGCTCCTCATCGCCAACGAGTTCTACGACATGTCGAACACCCTGCGGAACAACTGCGAGACCATCGAGTTCCGCGACGTGCAGGCCCGGTCTATCGTGCCTGCGCTCCGCCACATCTGCAAACAGGAGAACATCGACTACGAGAAAGACGCCCTCCGGGCTATCGCCGACAAGAACGACGGGGACCTCCGGTCGGCGGTCAACGACTTGCAGGCTATCGCCGAGACCAACGAGCGACTCACGAAGGAGGACGTCGAGGTCACGGGCGAGCGCGACCGGACCAGCGGCATCTTCGACTTCCTCGACGTGCTGTTCAAAGAGGCCGACGCCCAGAGCGCGATACAGCAGTCCTACGACGTGGACGAGACCCCCGACGACATGCTCAACTGGGTCGAGGACAACGTGCCCAAGGATTACGAGGGCGAGGAGTTAGCGACCGCCTACGACTTCCTCTCGAACGCCGACAAGTGGCTCGGCCGGGTCCGGGCCTCCCAAGACTACTCGCTGTGGCGGTACGCTGGCGACAACATCGCGGGCGGAGTTGCGGCCGCTCGGCAGGGCGACAAGGGCGACTGGACCCGGTATGGCCCGCCGAGTTACTGGCGAAAGCTCGGGAGTTCGAAGGCCAACCGGAACAAGCGCGACTACGTGGCCCGCAAAATCGCCGAGGCCGACGGCGTGAGCATGTCCACCGCCCGGCGGGAGATGCTTCCCTTCCTCTCAGCGATGACCCACCACTGCAAGAACCGCGAGTTGACGATAGCGATGACGGCGAAGTACGAGTTGGAGGCCGAACACGTCTCGTTCGTCACCGGGTCCGGCAAGACCACGAACAAGGTCCAGAACATCGTCGAGGAGGCAGAGGAACTCCGGGAGGAGGAGGCCGTGGAGCATTCCGGGGGCGCGTTCGAGGGGAGTCACGGGAGCCGAGCCACCGGGGCCGAAGCCGATTCGGACAGCGACTCGGCGGCCGGTTCGGAGGCCGAGGGGGCGTCCGAGGACGACTCGGAGGCCGACGCCAGCGAGGACGACACCGACGACAATCAGGCCGGACTGACCGACTTCGGGTCGGACTGA